One Oscillospiraceae bacterium genomic region harbors:
- a CDS encoding tRNA 2-thiocytidine biosynthesis protein TtcA encodes MERQLETYQKIERSIIKKFRKQLWTPFIVAVKRYELIQAGDKIAVCISGGKDSMLMAKLLQELQRHSEVPFELVYLVMDPGYNEINRQKIESNAALLHLPITVFETNIFDVANNSEKSPCYLCARMRRGHLYKKAQELGCNKIALGHHFNDVIETTVMSMFYGSQMQAMPPKLHSTNFPDMTLIRPMYCIREDDIIAWRRYNDLEFIQCACRFTEACTICDNGGGGSKRQEVKVLLRRLMRDNPNIENSIFRSIHSVALDTMPGYKTEGVEHSFLERFDRQEEALRAEAAKAAVPDTEQ; translated from the coding sequence TTGGAACGTCAACTGGAAACTTATCAGAAAATCGAGCGCAGCATTATCAAAAAATTCCGTAAACAGCTGTGGACGCCGTTTATCGTGGCCGTCAAACGGTACGAGCTGATCCAGGCAGGGGACAAGATCGCCGTCTGCATCTCCGGCGGCAAGGATTCCATGCTGATGGCAAAGCTGCTGCAGGAATTGCAGCGCCACAGCGAGGTGCCCTTTGAGCTGGTCTATCTGGTGATGGATCCCGGCTACAACGAGATCAACCGTCAGAAGATCGAGAGCAACGCCGCGCTGCTGCACCTGCCCATCACCGTGTTTGAAACCAACATTTTTGATGTTGCCAACAACAGCGAGAAGTCGCCCTGCTACCTCTGCGCCCGCATGCGCCGCGGCCACCTGTACAAGAAAGCGCAGGAGCTGGGCTGCAACAAAATTGCGCTGGGCCATCACTTCAATGATGTCATCGAGACCACCGTTATGAGCATGTTCTACGGCTCCCAGATGCAGGCTATGCCGCCGAAGCTACACAGCACCAACTTCCCGGACATGACGCTGATCCGCCCGATGTACTGCATCCGCGAGGATGACATCATCGCCTGGCGGCGCTACAATGACCTGGAATTCATCCAGTGCGCCTGCCGCTTTACCGAGGCCTGCACCATCTGCGATAACGGTGGCGGCGGCTCCAAGCGGCAGGAGGTCAAGGTTCTGCTGCGCCGCCTGATGCGGGACAACCCCAACATCGAGAACAGCATCTTCCGCAGCATTCATTCCGTCGCACTGGACACCATGCCCGGTTATAAGACCGAGGGTGTGGAGCATTCCTTCCTGGAGCGTTTTGACCGCCAGGAGGAAGCCTTGCGCGCTGAGGCCGCCAAAGCCGCCGTGCCCGATACTGAACAATAA
- a CDS encoding prepilin-type N-terminal cleavage/methylation domain-containing protein produces MFEKIRKLKDRKGFTLVELIVVLVILAILAALLIPALTGYIDKANKEKIVSECRMVVMAAQTEASELYGKMDGDKLAFGSDTNTAADYDDAVKDLSETKGKFKIVLYDDGTVHTVQYWNSGWTITYTDGTYNEATAATAPDGDTTTTIDVKPAKS; encoded by the coding sequence ATGTTCGAAAAAATTCGTAAACTCAAGGACCGCAAGGGTTTTACCCTGGTCGAGTTGATCGTGGTTCTGGTCATCCTGGCCATCCTGGCTGCCCTGCTGATCCCCGCTCTGACTGGCTACATCGACAAGGCCAACAAGGAGAAGATTGTTTCTGAGTGCCGTATGGTTGTTATGGCGGCTCAGACCGAGGCTTCTGAGTTGTACGGCAAAATGGACGGTGACAAGTTGGCTTTTGGCTCTGACACTAACACGGCTGCTGACTATGATGATGCTGTTAAGGATCTGTCTGAAACAAAGGGCAAATTTAAAATTGTGCTCTATGATGATGGTACCGTTCACACTGTCCAGTATTGGAACAGCGGCTGGACTATTACTTATACTGATGGCACTTATAATGAGGCCACGGCAGCTACTGCACCTGATGGCGATACTACAACTACGATTGATGTAAAGCCTGCAAAGTCCTAA
- the uvrB gene encoding excinuclease ABC subunit UvrB: MDDVFHLKAPFQPTGDQPQAIDALVQGINEGDDAQTLLGVTGSGKTFTMANIIARCNRPTLILEPNKTLASQICTEMRSFFPDDAVEYFVSYYDYYQPEAYIPSTDTYIEKDSAINDEIDRLRHSATAALSEQRNVIIVASVSCIYSLGDPIDYRSMVISLRPGMQMERDELCSRLVKLQYERNDMNFIRNKFRVKGDTVDIHLAYNDEFAIRVEFFGDEIDRIIEFDPLTGEHKNVVRHAAIFPASHYIVGPEKMKEGLAKIAVEMEQQVKKFTEEGKLLEAQRIQQRTNYDMEMLQEVGMCKGIENYSAVLSGRAPGSTPTTLLDYFPDDFLLMVDESHVMLPQIRGMFGGDYSRKKTLVEYGFRLPSAFDNRPLKFEEFEQKVHQKIFVSATPGDYEREHSSRVAEQVIRPTGLLDPVIMVRPVEGQIEDLLGEIRVRIDRGERALVTTLTVKMAEDLTDYLEDHGVKTKYMHHEVDTFERMEIIKDLRVGAIDVIVGINLLREGLDLPEVSLIAILDADKEGFLRSETSLIQTIGRAARNANGVVLMYADEVTPSMERAIMETERRRAIQDAYNKEHGITPKTIVKAIGGGLEISMSEENKRMRQHRMSRVERQQTIERLTKEMKEAARLLQFELAAQLRDEIARLERGEDPTAADTSERKATAKKRKGRGKYKS, from the coding sequence ATGGATGATGTGTTTCACCTAAAGGCACCATTCCAGCCGACCGGTGACCAGCCCCAGGCCATCGACGCCCTGGTACAGGGCATCAATGAGGGGGACGATGCCCAGACCTTGCTGGGCGTTACCGGTTCCGGCAAAACCTTTACCATGGCTAATATCATTGCCCGGTGCAATCGCCCCACGCTGATCCTGGAGCCCAACAAAACGCTGGCCAGCCAGATCTGCACCGAGATGCGCAGTTTTTTCCCGGATGATGCTGTAGAATATTTCGTATCCTACTACGACTACTACCAGCCCGAAGCCTATATCCCGTCCACTGATACCTATATTGAAAAGGACAGCGCCATCAACGATGAGATCGACCGTCTGCGCCACTCGGCCACGGCGGCCTTGTCAGAGCAGCGCAACGTCATCATCGTTGCCAGTGTTTCCTGCATCTACTCCCTGGGCGACCCTATCGATTACCGCAGCATGGTTATCAGCCTGCGTCCCGGCATGCAGATGGAGCGGGACGAACTTTGCAGCCGCCTGGTCAAACTGCAATATGAGCGCAACGACATGAACTTTATCCGCAACAAGTTCCGTGTCAAGGGTGACACAGTGGACATCCACCTGGCCTACAACGATGAATTTGCCATCCGGGTAGAGTTTTTCGGTGATGAGATCGACCGTATCATTGAGTTTGACCCGCTGACCGGCGAGCACAAGAACGTGGTGCGCCATGCCGCTATCTTCCCGGCCAGCCACTATATCGTTGGGCCGGAAAAGATGAAAGAAGGCCTTGCCAAGATTGCCGTCGAGATGGAGCAGCAGGTGAAGAAATTCACCGAGGAAGGCAAACTGCTGGAGGCCCAGCGCATCCAGCAGCGCACCAACTACGATATGGAAATGCTGCAGGAAGTCGGCATGTGCAAGGGTATCGAGAACTACTCGGCTGTGTTGTCGGGCCGCGCCCCCGGCTCCACGCCCACCACGCTGCTGGATTATTTCCCGGATGATTTCCTTTTGATGGTGGACGAGAGCCATGTCATGCTGCCCCAGATCCGCGGTATGTTCGGCGGCGACTACAGCCGCAAGAAGACGCTGGTGGAATACGGCTTCCGCCTGCCATCTGCCTTTGACAACCGCCCGTTGAAATTTGAGGAATTTGAGCAGAAAGTCCACCAGAAAATCTTCGTTTCGGCCACCCCCGGCGATTATGAGCGGGAACACTCCAGCCGCGTGGCCGAGCAGGTCATCCGTCCCACCGGCCTGCTGGACCCCGTCATCATGGTGCGCCCGGTGGAAGGTCAGATTGAAGACCTGCTGGGTGAAATACGTGTGCGTATTGACCGCGGCGAACGCGCCCTCGTCACGACCCTGACCGTCAAGATGGCCGAGGACCTGACAGATTATTTAGAAGATCACGGCGTCAAGACCAAGTACATGCACCACGAGGTCGACACCTTTGAGCGCATGGAAATTATCAAAGACCTGCGCGTGGGCGCCATTGATGTCATTGTGGGCATCAATCTGCTGCGTGAGGGTCTCGACCTGCCGGAAGTTTCGCTGATTGCCATCCTGGATGCCGACAAAGAGGGCTTCCTTCGCAGTGAGACAAGCCTTATCCAGACCATTGGCCGCGCAGCCCGCAATGCCAACGGCGTAGTGCTGATGTACGCTGATGAAGTGACCCCCAGCATGGAGCGCGCCATCATGGAGACCGAGCGCCGCCGTGCCATCCAGGACGCCTACAACAAAGAGCATGGCATCACCCCCAAGACCATCGTCAAGGCCATCGGCGGCGGGCTGGAGATCAGCATGAGCGAGGAAAACAAGCGCATGCGCCAGCACCGTATGAGCCGCGTGGAACGCCAGCAGACGATTGAACGCCTGACCAAAGAGATGAAAGAAGCCGCGCGCCTGCTGCAGTTTGAGCTGGCAGCCCAGCTGCGCGACGAGATTGCCCGGCTGGAGCGCGGGGAAGACCCTACCGCAGCCGATACCAGTGAGCGCAAGGCGACTGCCAAAAAGCGCAAGGGAAGAGGGAAATACAAAAGTTGA
- a CDS encoding MATE family efflux transporter, translated as MNDTFMKEKPIFPLLVSMALPMVISMLVNALYNIVDSLFVAQISEDAMTALSLVYPVQNLINAIAIGFGVGINAQIALHLGAGEHKKANMAATHGLMLSLLHGVVITVVSILIMPTFLRMFTSDETVIRMGVTYSRIAFLFSTVIMATLAFEKIFQAVGRMRVTMVGLMAGSVCNIILDPMLIFGIGPFPKMGIAGAALATGIGQILTLTIYLFVYNTTEISVRVRRDCMTPNRKMDVSLYAIGIPAILNLALPSLLVSFLNSILAAYSQVYVVVLGIYYKLQTFLYLPANGIVQGMRPIIGYNYGAGEDARVKKIYNLTLAMTGTIMAGGTVLCLVFAGPLMNVFSSNPETIAAGQTALRIICVGFIVSSLTVTGSGALEGLGKGTESLIISLVRYIIAMMPIAWVLCRLLGPTGVWHAFWITEAITAGISVLVYHKAVKRPQ; from the coding sequence ATGAATGATACGTTTATGAAGGAAAAACCGATCTTTCCCCTGCTGGTCAGCATGGCGCTGCCCATGGTCATCTCGATGCTGGTCAACGCGCTGTACAACATCGTGGACAGCCTGTTCGTGGCCCAGATCAGTGAGGATGCCATGACGGCGCTGTCGCTGGTCTACCCGGTGCAGAATCTTATCAACGCCATTGCCATCGGCTTTGGCGTGGGCATCAATGCGCAGATCGCCCTGCACCTGGGCGCGGGTGAGCATAAAAAGGCGAATATGGCTGCCACCCATGGCCTGATGCTCTCGCTGCTGCACGGTGTGGTCATCACGGTGGTCAGCATCCTGATCATGCCGACCTTCCTGCGGATGTTCACCAGCGACGAAACGGTCATCCGGATGGGCGTGACCTACTCGCGCATCGCGTTCCTGTTCTCCACGGTCATCATGGCCACCCTGGCATTTGAGAAGATCTTCCAGGCGGTGGGCCGCATGCGCGTTACGATGGTGGGCCTGATGGCAGGCTCTGTCTGCAATATCATCCTGGACCCGATGCTGATCTTCGGCATCGGCCCGTTCCCGAAAATGGGCATTGCCGGTGCGGCACTGGCCACCGGCATCGGCCAGATTTTGACGCTGACCATCTATTTGTTCGTGTACAATACTACGGAGATCAGTGTGCGGGTGCGCCGCGACTGCATGACGCCGAACCGCAAAATGGATGTAAGCCTGTATGCCATCGGCATCCCGGCCATTCTCAATCTGGCGCTCCCCTCGCTGCTGGTGTCGTTCCTCAACTCCATTCTGGCGGCTTATTCGCAGGTCTACGTGGTGGTGCTAGGCATCTATTATAAATTGCAGACCTTCCTGTACCTGCCTGCCAACGGCATTGTGCAGGGCATGCGCCCCATCATCGGCTACAACTACGGCGCGGGCGAGGATGCCCGCGTAAAGAAAATTTACAACCTGACCCTGGCCATGACGGGAACCATCATGGCGGGCGGCACGGTGCTATGCCTGGTGTTTGCCGGCCCGCTGATGAATGTGTTCAGCTCCAACCCGGAGACGATCGCCGCGGGCCAGACCGCACTGCGCATTATCTGCGTGGGCTTTATCGTATCTTCCCTTACCGTGACCGGCTCCGGCGCACTGGAGGGTCTGGGTAAGGGCACCGAGTCGCTCATCATCTCGCTGGTGCGCTACATTATCGCCATGATGCCCATTGCCTGGGTGCTGTGCCGCCTGCTTGGCCCCACGGGCGTCTGGCATGCGTTCTGGATCACCGAAGCCATCACAGCCGGTATCTCTGTCCTCGTCTACCACAAGGCCGTCAAACGGCCACAATAA
- a CDS encoding DNA repair protein RadC, whose product MADSKERPIHENHRARMQERVAHNGMESLAEHEVLEYMLYLAIPRQDTNPLAHRLIDHFGSFCRVMEATPQELMQVKGVGPRSAQLISDIMEFGRYYAVKKRKKQATLDTTANAIEYIKPLFLGLQNEVLYIILMDDSCHPLYDLKAAEGVPNHVSIDTRKLLRDVLRSNASTAILAHNHPTGPALPSATDQLTTLKIMQLLAPAGISILDHIIVAGENACSMADRGRLPDISAHPGILNAASTDF is encoded by the coding sequence ATGGCAGACAGCAAAGAGCGGCCTATTCACGAGAATCATCGTGCCCGCATGCAGGAGCGTGTGGCGCACAACGGCATGGAAAGCCTGGCCGAACACGAAGTGCTGGAATATATGCTGTACCTGGCCATTCCGCGCCAGGATACCAATCCACTGGCACACCGGCTGATCGACCATTTCGGCAGTTTTTGCCGCGTGATGGAAGCCACGCCGCAAGAGCTGATGCAGGTGAAGGGCGTCGGCCCGCGCAGCGCCCAGCTGATCTCCGACATTATGGAGTTTGGCCGCTATTATGCCGTGAAAAAGCGCAAAAAGCAGGCTACATTGGACACCACTGCCAACGCTATTGAGTACATCAAGCCGCTGTTCCTCGGCCTGCAAAACGAAGTGCTGTACATTATTTTGATGGACGATTCCTGCCATCCGCTCTACGACCTGAAAGCCGCCGAGGGTGTGCCGAACCACGTCAGCATCGATACCCGCAAGCTACTGCGGGATGTGCTGCGCTCCAACGCCTCCACCGCCATCCTGGCCCACAACCATCCCACCGGGCCGGCCCTGCCCAGTGCCACCGACCAGCTGACCACGCTGAAAATTATGCAGCTGCTGGCCCCGGCGGGCATCTCTATTTTGGACCACATCATCGTGGCAGGGGAGAACGCCTGCTCTATGGCAGACCGCGGCCGTTTGCCGGACATCAGCGCCCACCCCGGCATTTTAAACGCCGCCAGTACGGATTTTTAA
- a CDS encoding cysteine desulfurase: MIYLDYSANTPVDPAVLDIYCKTELAYIANPNSTHCAGQAARAEMARVTESIASQLGVQPAEIIYTSGASEANNLALKGIAQASRHIGKHIISTQLEHSSVGASLSVLQQQGYEIDLLNVNRDGKADLAQLRELLRKDTILVAVCAVDSEIGTVQPVKEIAEIVKRYPDCRLHVDATQAVGKTDLWFDGVDTMSFTAHKFYGPNGIGALYKRRGLVIEPQISGGASTTIYRSGTPTLGLAAALEASLTKALAEQPQRIAHVQHLHNRLAAALQVYPEVRFNSPADAVPHILNVSVNGIKATRFQQALSEQGVCVSVKSACSSDGMPSKAVFAVSRDRRNALSSWRISLSHLTTDEEIDGFLAAFDTCYHQLLQKEN; encoded by the coding sequence ATGATCTACTTAGATTATTCCGCCAACACGCCGGTCGACCCGGCCGTGCTGGATATTTACTGCAAGACCGAGCTGGCGTATATCGCCAACCCCAACTCCACCCACTGCGCCGGGCAGGCCGCCCGGGCCGAAATGGCCCGCGTGACCGAGTCCATCGCCAGCCAGCTGGGCGTGCAGCCCGCCGAGATCATCTACACCTCCGGCGCCAGCGAGGCCAACAACCTGGCCCTCAAGGGCATTGCCCAGGCATCGCGGCACATCGGCAAGCATATCATCTCCACCCAGCTGGAACACTCCTCGGTGGGGGCGTCACTCTCCGTTTTGCAGCAGCAGGGGTACGAGATCGACCTGCTGAACGTGAACCGCGACGGCAAAGCAGACCTTGCCCAACTGCGGGAACTGCTGCGCAAGGATACGATTCTTGTCGCCGTCTGTGCCGTGGACAGCGAGATCGGCACTGTGCAGCCTGTCAAAGAGATTGCCGAGATCGTCAAGCGGTACCCGGATTGCCGCCTGCATGTGGATGCCACCCAGGCTGTGGGTAAAACGGACCTCTGGTTTGACGGCGTGGACACCATGAGCTTTACCGCCCACAAATTCTACGGTCCCAACGGAATCGGCGCACTGTACAAGCGCCGGGGGCTGGTTATTGAGCCGCAGATCTCCGGCGGTGCCAGCACAACCATTTACCGCAGCGGTACACCCACGCTGGGCCTGGCCGCCGCGCTGGAAGCTTCGCTGACGAAAGCCCTGGCCGAGCAGCCCCAGCGCATCGCCCACGTACAACACCTGCATAACCGCCTTGCAGCCGCATTGCAGGTGTACCCCGAGGTGCGCTTCAACAGCCCGGCGGATGCGGTGCCGCATATCCTCAATGTCAGTGTCAACGGCATAAAGGCTACCCGCTTTCAGCAGGCCCTCAGTGAGCAGGGCGTCTGCGTCTCGGTCAAATCGGCCTGCTCGTCGGACGGCATGCCTTCCAAGGCCGTGTTTGCCGTCAGCCGTGACCGCCGCAACGCGCTGTCCTCGTGGCGCATCAGCCTGAGCCACCTTACCACCGACGAAGAAATTGATGGTTTCCTGGCTGCCTTTGATACCTGCTACCACCAGCTGTTACAGAAGGAGAATTGA
- a CDS encoding RluA family pseudouridine synthase — MKSFTAGANENDVRLSRFVEGVTKDMPRSMMYKAFRNKRIKVNGKRAEPDTRLKTGDLIEMYINDEFFPTEGVKPKVKPPRRQPLVTVIYEDANFAVLYKPAHLLCHSDRTGDANLVDAFAAYLEAKGEYNPHAEQRFAPALCNRLDRGTEGLVLAAKSYTALRDLNAIIRDDLMKKEYLTITVGAPPAGRHIAWLQHSEKNNKVHIHARQCDGYKQIITDVTVIRQNGPFALCRIGLITGRTHQIRAHLAYLGHPVLGDIKYGNRKMNERTGLKTQALCAQRLTFGRIPEENTLHYLSGRVIKLDDPAIVKKFDALTKTAPHKTEE; from the coding sequence ATGAAAAGTTTTACCGCCGGTGCCAACGAGAATGACGTCCGCCTGAGCCGCTTTGTGGAGGGCGTGACCAAAGATATGCCCCGCAGCATGATGTACAAGGCGTTTCGCAACAAGCGCATCAAGGTCAACGGCAAACGGGCTGAGCCGGACACCCGCCTGAAAACGGGCGATTTGATCGAGATGTACATTAACGATGAGTTCTTCCCGACCGAGGGCGTCAAGCCCAAGGTCAAGCCGCCCCGCCGCCAGCCGCTGGTGACGGTCATCTACGAGGACGCCAACTTTGCGGTGCTGTACAAACCGGCGCACCTGCTGTGCCACAGCGACCGCACCGGCGATGCCAACCTGGTGGATGCCTTTGCCGCCTACCTGGAGGCCAAGGGCGAGTACAATCCCCACGCCGAGCAGCGCTTTGCCCCGGCCCTGTGCAACCGGCTGGACCGCGGAACCGAGGGCCTGGTGCTGGCCGCCAAAAGCTACACGGCCTTGCGGGACCTAAACGCCATCATCCGTGACGACCTGATGAAAAAAGAGTACCTGACCATCACGGTAGGTGCCCCGCCCGCCGGGCGGCATATCGCCTGGCTGCAGCACAGCGAGAAGAACAACAAGGTGCACATCCACGCCCGCCAGTGCGATGGCTATAAGCAGATCATCACCGATGTAACGGTCATCCGCCAGAACGGCCCCTTTGCCCTATGCCGCATCGGACTGATCACCGGCCGCACCCACCAGATCCGCGCCCACCTGGCCTACCTGGGTCACCCGGTGCTGGGCGACATCAAGTACGGCAACCGCAAGATGAACGAGCGCACCGGCCTGAAGACCCAGGCCCTCTGCGCCCAGCGGCTTACCTTTGGCCGCATCCCGGAGGAAAACACCCTGCACTACCTCTCCGGCCGCGTCATCAAGCTGGACGACCCGGCCATTGTAAAGAAGTTCGATGCACTGACTAAGACTGCCCCGCACAAAACGGAAGAATAA
- the uvrA gene encoding excinuclease ABC subunit UvrA: protein MSTEVKETKRRSKIQIDPNNRIVIKGAREHNLKNVDLTLPRNKLIVMTGLSGSGKSSLAFDTIYADGQRRYMESLSSYARQFLGQMEKPDVDEITGLSPAISIDQKTTSHNPRSTVGTVTEIYDYLRLMYARIGVPHCPICGREITQQSIDEMVDEVMKLPERTRFQVLAPVVRARKGTQAKELDAARRAGFVRVRIDGNMYDLSEEINLEKNIKHTVEIVVDRLVISDTVRGRLADSIETALAQANGLVVIDVIGGEPMMFSQSYACPEHGISVEELTPRMFSFNNPFGACEKCTGLGTFMKVDPARVIPDKRKSIRESAIKASGWYYAEGSISEMTYKALGKRYGFTLDTPIKDFSKEALHALLYGTGDERIEMQRESMFGSGTYYNQFEGLVPNLERRFRETNSEWVKEEIALVMSSEECPACHGRRLKPTSLAVTVGGINIADFCDKSVTEELKFIENAKVSAKDEMIGAPIFKEVRERLGFLQSVGLGYLTLSRGAASLSGGESQRIRLATQIGSALTGVLYVLDEPSIGLHQRDNDKLIATMKRLRDLGNTLIVVEHDEDTMRQADYIVDVGPGAGVHGGEIVAAGSVADICKVKRSITGAYLSGRKYVEVPETRRPGNGKFLRVVKAHENNLQDITVDFPLGKMVCVTGVSGSGKSTLVNEILYKTLAAALNGARSRPGQCEAVEGMEWVDKVIGIDQSPIGRTPRSNPATYTSVFGDIRSLFANTQDAKMRGYGPGRFSFNVKGGRCEACEGGGILQIEMHFLPDIFVPCDVCKGKRYNRETLEVKYKDKSISDVLDMTVEEACVFFANIPKIARKLQTLQEVGLGYIQLGQAATTLSGGEAQRVKLANELARRDTGQTVYILDEPTTGLHVADVHRLVKVLDKLVDAGNTVIIIEHNLDVIKRADYIIDLGPEGGSGGGTVVATGTPEEVAENPNSFTGQYLKPMLARAKELQEKAK from the coding sequence TTGAGCACCGAAGTGAAAGAGACAAAGCGCCGATCGAAGATTCAAATCGACCCCAACAACCGCATCGTCATCAAGGGCGCGCGGGAGCACAACCTGAAAAACGTCGACCTGACGCTGCCCCGCAATAAGCTGATCGTCATGACAGGACTTTCCGGCTCCGGCAAGTCCAGCCTTGCCTTTGACACCATCTACGCCGACGGCCAGCGCCGCTATATGGAGAGCCTTTCCAGTTACGCCCGCCAGTTCCTGGGCCAGATGGAAAAGCCCGATGTGGACGAGATCACCGGCCTTTCGCCGGCCATCTCCATCGACCAGAAGACCACCAGCCACAACCCACGTTCCACCGTGGGCACCGTGACCGAAATTTACGACTACCTGCGCCTGATGTATGCCCGCATTGGCGTGCCTCACTGCCCGATCTGCGGGCGGGAGATCACCCAGCAGTCTATTGATGAGATGGTCGACGAGGTGATGAAGCTGCCGGAGCGCACCCGCTTCCAGGTGCTGGCCCCCGTAGTCCGTGCCCGCAAAGGCACCCAGGCCAAGGAGCTGGACGCCGCCCGCCGCGCCGGTTTTGTACGTGTGCGCATTGACGGCAACATGTACGATCTGAGCGAGGAGATCAACCTCGAAAAGAACATCAAGCATACCGTGGAGATCGTGGTCGACCGCCTGGTCATCAGCGATACAGTGCGCGGCCGTCTGGCAGATTCCATTGAGACCGCCCTGGCCCAGGCAAACGGCCTGGTCGTTATCGATGTCATTGGCGGCGAGCCGATGATGTTCAGCCAGAGCTATGCCTGCCCGGAGCACGGCATCTCGGTGGAAGAATTGACGCCCCGCATGTTCAGTTTCAACAACCCCTTTGGTGCCTGCGAGAAGTGCACGGGCCTTGGCACCTTTATGAAGGTCGACCCTGCCCGCGTCATCCCGGACAAGCGCAAATCCATCCGCGAAAGCGCCATCAAAGCCAGCGGCTGGTACTATGCCGAGGGTTCCATCTCCGAGATGACCTACAAGGCCCTGGGCAAGCGCTACGGCTTTACGCTGGATACTCCCATCAAGGATTTCAGCAAAGAAGCCCTGCATGCCCTACTGTACGGCACCGGCGATGAGCGCATTGAGATGCAGCGCGAGAGCATGTTTGGCTCCGGCACCTACTACAACCAGTTCGAAGGCCTGGTTCCCAACCTGGAGCGCCGCTTCCGTGAGACCAACAGCGAGTGGGTCAAAGAGGAGATTGCCCTGGTCATGTCCAGCGAGGAGTGCCCTGCCTGCCATGGCCGCCGCTTAAAGCCCACCAGCCTGGCCGTCACGGTCGGCGGCATCAACATTGCCGATTTCTGTGATAAGAGCGTGACCGAGGAGTTGAAGTTCATCGAGAACGCCAAGGTCAGCGCAAAGGATGAGATGATCGGTGCGCCGATTTTTAAAGAAGTGCGCGAACGTCTGGGCTTTTTACAGAGCGTAGGTTTGGGCTATCTGACCCTGTCTCGCGGCGCGGCATCCCTGTCTGGCGGTGAGAGCCAGCGTATCCGCCTGGCCACCCAGATCGGCAGCGCGCTGACCGGTGTGCTGTACGTGCTGGACGAGCCGAGCATCGGCCTGCACCAACGCGACAATGATAAACTGATCGCCACCATGAAGCGCCTGCGCGACCTGGGCAACACCTTGATCGTGGTCGAACACGATGAGGATACCATGCGCCAGGCTGATTATATTGTGGATGTCGGCCCCGGTGCCGGTGTGCACGGCGGCGAGATCGTAGCTGCGGGCAGCGTGGCAGACATCTGCAAGGTCAAGCGCAGCATCACCGGCGCGTATCTTTCGGGCCGAAAGTATGTGGAAGTGCCTGAGACCCGCCGTCCCGGCAACGGCAAGTTCCTGCGGGTGGTCAAAGCCCACGAGAACAACCTGCAGGACATTACTGTGGATTTCCCGCTGGGCAAGATGGTCTGCGTGACCGGCGTGTCCGGTTCCGGCAAATCCACGCTGGTCAATGAGATTTTGTATAAGACGCTGGCGGCCGCGCTGAACGGCGCCCGCAGCCGCCCCGGCCAGTGCGAAGCCGTCGAGGGCATGGAGTGGGTGGACAAGGTCATCGGCATCGACCAGTCGCCCATTGGGCGCACACCGCGCTCCAACCCAGCCACTTATACCAGTGTGTTCGGGGACATTCGATCGCTGTTTGCCAACACGCAGGACGCCAAAATGCGCGGCTATGGCCCCGGACGTTTCAGCTTTAACGTCAAGGGCGGCCGCTGCGAAGCCTGCGAGGGCGGCGGCATTTTGCAGATAGAGATGCACTTTTTGCCGGACATCTTTGTGCCCTGCGATGTCTGCAAAGGCAAGCGCTACAATCGCGAAACACTAGAAGTCAAGTACAAGGACAAGAGCATTTCCGACGTACTGGATATGACGGTGGAGGAGGCCTGCGTCTTTTTTGCCAACATCCCCAAAATTGCCCGTAAGCTGCAGACGTTGCAGGAGGTTGGCCTTGGGTATATCCAGCTGGGTCAGGCCGCTACAACGCTTTCAGGCGGCGAAGCCCAGCGCGTTAAGCTGGCCAACGAGCTGGCTCGCCGGGACACCGGGCAGACCGTGTATATCCTGGATGAGCCCACCACCGGCCTTCATGTGGCCGACGTGCATCGCCTGGTCAAGGTGCTGGACAAGCTGGTGGATGCCGGCAACACGGTCATCATCATTGAGCACAACCTGGATGTCATCAAGCGCGCCGACTATATCATCGACCTTGGCCCCGAGGGCGGCAGCGGCGGCGGTACGGTCGTTGCCACCGGCACGCCCGAGGAAGTGGCCGAGAACCCCAACTCCTTCACCGGCCAGTACCTCAAACCCATGCTGGCCCGCGCCAAAGAGCTGCAGGAAAAAGCCAAATAA
- a CDS encoding YabP/YqfC family sporulation protein: MKPRKLTKKRSRQLLPSPGDLFAQPPAAFYRLPEFELRGSSLLTRGCRRVLEFGPEKICLDMGSFTVTFYGAALQIESLTGKSLILTGKIRRIDFANKWGEEP, translated from the coding sequence ATGAAGCCGCGCAAGCTGACCAAAAAGCGTTCCCGCCAACTGCTGCCCTCCCCGGGGGATCTGTTTGCTCAGCCGCCCGCCGCCTTTTATCGCCTGCCGGAATTTGAATTGCGCGGCAGCAGCCTGCTGACCCGCGGCTGCCGCCGGGTGCTGGAATTCGGCCCCGAAAAGATATGCCTGGACATGGGCAGCTTTACAGTAACATTTTATGGCGCGGCGCTGCAAATAGAATCCCTGACCGGAAAAAGCCTGATCCTGACCGGCAAGATCCGCCGCATCGACTTTGCCAACAAGTGGGGTGAGGAGCCATGA